One window of the Streptomyces sp. NBC_00259 genome contains the following:
- the rpsM gene encoding 30S ribosomal protein S13, with translation MARVSGVDIPRDKRVEVALTYVFGIGRTQSKATLAATGVNPNTRVRDLAEEDLVKIREYVDANLKTEGDLRREIQADIRRKVEIGCYQGLRHRRGLPVHGQRTSTNARTRKGPRRAIAGKKKPGKK, from the coding sequence ATGGCACGCGTTTCCGGTGTTGACATCCCGCGCGACAAGCGTGTGGAGGTCGCACTCACCTACGTCTTCGGTATCGGCCGCACCCAGTCGAAGGCGACTCTCGCCGCGACCGGTGTGAACCCGAACACCCGCGTTCGTGACCTGGCCGAAGAGGACCTGGTCAAGATCCGCGAGTACGTGGACGCCAACCTCAAGACCGAGGGTGACCTCCGCCGCGAGATCCAGGCCGACATCCGCCGCAAGGTCGAGATCGGCTGCTACCAGGGTCTGCGCCACCGCCGCGGTCTGCCGGTCCACGGCCAGCGCACCAGCACGAACGCTCGTACCCGCAAGGGCCCGCGTCGCGCCATCGCCGGTAAGAAGAAGCCGGGCAAGAAGTAG
- the rpmJ gene encoding 50S ribosomal protein L36, whose amino-acid sequence MKVKPSVKKICDKCKVIRRHGRVMVICDNLRHKQRQG is encoded by the coding sequence ATGAAGGTCAAGCCGAGCGTCAAGAAGATCTGCGACAAGTGCAAGGTGATCCGCCGTCACGGCCGGGTCATGGTCATCTGCGACAACCTGCGCCACAAGCAGCGCCAGGGCTGA
- the infA gene encoding translation initiation factor IF-1, which yields MAKKQGAIEIEGTVIESLPNAMFKVELQNGHKVLAHISGKMRMHYIRILPDDRVVVELSPYDLTRGRIVYRYK from the coding sequence GTGGCCAAGAAGCAAGGTGCCATCGAGATCGAGGGCACCGTGATCGAGTCTCTGCCGAACGCCATGTTCAAGGTGGAGCTCCAGAACGGTCACAAGGTCCTCGCGCACATCTCCGGCAAGATGCGGATGCACTACATCCGAATCCTCCCGGACGACCGAGTCGTTGTGGAGCTCTCTCCGTACGACCTCACGCGTGGCCGGATCGTCTACCGATACAAGTAG
- a CDS encoding DNA-directed RNA polymerase subunit alpha has protein sequence MLIAQRPSLTEEVVDEYRSRFVIEPLEPGFGYTLGNSLRRTLLSSIPGAAVTSIRIDGVLHEFTTVPGVKEDVTDLILNIKQLVVSSEHDEPVVMYLRKQGPGLVTAADIAPPAGVEVHNPDLVLATLNGKGKLEMELTVERGRGYVSAVQNKQVGQEIGRIPVDSIYSPVLKVTYKVEATRVEQRTDFDKLIVDVETKQAMRPRDAMASAGKTLVELFGLARELNIDAEGIDMGPSPTDAALAADLALPIEELELTVRSYNCLKREGIHSVGELVARSEADLLDIRNFGAKSIDEVKAKLAGMGLALKDSPPGFDPTAAADAFGADDDADAGFVETEQY, from the coding sequence ATGCTGATCGCTCAGCGTCCTTCGCTGACCGAAGAGGTTGTCGACGAGTACCGCTCGCGGTTCGTCATCGAGCCGCTGGAGCCCGGCTTCGGCTACACGCTCGGCAACTCTCTCCGCCGCACGCTCCTCTCCTCGATCCCGGGCGCGGCCGTCACGTCCATCCGGATCGACGGTGTCCTGCACGAGTTCACCACCGTGCCGGGCGTCAAGGAGGACGTCACCGACCTCATCCTGAACATCAAGCAGCTGGTCGTCTCCTCGGAGCACGACGAGCCGGTCGTGATGTACCTGCGCAAGCAGGGCCCGGGTCTGGTCACCGCCGCCGACATCGCGCCCCCGGCCGGTGTCGAGGTCCACAACCCCGACCTCGTCCTCGCCACGCTCAACGGCAAGGGCAAGCTGGAGATGGAGCTGACCGTCGAGCGCGGTCGCGGTTACGTCTCCGCCGTGCAGAACAAGCAGGTGGGCCAGGAGATCGGCCGTATCCCGGTCGACTCCATCTACTCGCCGGTGCTGAAGGTCACGTACAAGGTCGAGGCGACCCGTGTCGAGCAGCGCACCGACTTCGACAAGCTGATCGTCGACGTCGAGACCAAGCAGGCCATGCGTCCGCGTGACGCCATGGCGTCGGCCGGTAAGACCCTGGTCGAGCTGTTCGGTCTGGCCCGCGAGCTCAACATCGACGCCGAGGGTATCGACATGGGCCCGTCCCCGACGGACGCCGCCCTTGCCGCCGATCTTGCGCTGCCGATCGAGGAGCTGGAGCTCACGGTCCGCTCGTACAACTGCCTCAAGCGCGAGGGCATCCACTCCGTGGGTGAGCTCGTCGCCCGTTCCGAGGCCGACCTGCTCGACATCCGCAACTTCGGTGCGAAGTCGATCGACGAGGTCAAGGCGAAGCTGGCCGGCATGGGCCTGGCCCTCAAGGACAGCCCGCCCGGATTCGACCCGACCGCCGCCGCGGACGCCTTCGGCGCCGACGACGACGCGGACGCCGGTTTCGTCGAGACCGAGCAGTACTGA
- the rpsK gene encoding 30S ribosomal protein S11, translating to MPPKGRQGAAKKVRRKEKKNVAHGHAHIKSTFNNTIVSITDPTGNVISWASAGHVGFKGSRKSTPFAAQMAAESAARRAQEHGMRKVDVFVKGPGSGRETAIRSLQATGLEVGSIQDVTPTPHNGCRPPKRRRV from the coding sequence ATGCCCCCCAAGGGACGCCAGGGCGCTGCCAAGAAGGTGCGCCGCAAGGAAAAGAAGAACGTCGCGCACGGCCACGCGCACATCAAGAGCACGTTCAACAACACGATCGTGTCCATCACGGACCCGACCGGCAACGTGATCTCCTGGGCCTCCGCCGGCCACGTCGGCTTCAAGGGCTCGCGCAAGTCCACCCCCTTCGCCGCGCAGATGGCCGCCGAGTCGGCCGCCCGCCGCGCGCAGGAGCACGGCATGCGCAAGGTCGACGTCTTCGTCAAGGGTCCGGGCTCCGGCCGTGAGACCGCGATCCGCTCCCTCCAGGCCACCGGCCTCGAGGTCGGCTCGATCCAGGACGTCACCCCGACGCCGCACAACGGCTGCCGTCCCCCCAAGCGTCGTCGCGTCTGA
- the map gene encoding type I methionyl aminopeptidase, which translates to MVQIKTPEQIAKMREAGLVVAAIHAATREAAVPGATTRDLDEVARKVIADHGAKSNFLGYGGFPATICTSVNEVVVHGIPDEKTVLKDGDIISIDAGAIVDGWHGDAAYTAFVGDGHAPELLELSRVTEESMWAGVAAMKNGNRLVDISRAIETYIRRQPKPGGGKYGIIEEYGGHGIGTEMHMDPHLLNYVSRKRGKGPKLVPGLCLAIEPMVSLGTPHTEVLEDDWTVITIDGTWSSHWEHSVALTEEGPLVLTAVDGGRAKLAELGVTAAPDPLA; encoded by the coding sequence ATGGTGCAGATCAAGACCCCCGAGCAGATCGCGAAGATGCGCGAGGCGGGGCTGGTCGTCGCCGCCATCCACGCGGCGACCCGTGAGGCGGCGGTCCCCGGCGCCACGACGAGGGATCTCGACGAGGTCGCCCGCAAGGTGATCGCCGACCATGGCGCCAAGTCGAACTTCCTCGGCTACGGCGGTTTCCCCGCCACCATCTGCACCTCGGTCAACGAGGTCGTCGTCCACGGCATCCCGGACGAGAAGACGGTCCTCAAGGACGGCGACATCATCTCCATCGACGCCGGCGCGATCGTCGACGGCTGGCACGGCGACGCGGCGTACACGGCCTTCGTGGGTGATGGTCACGCTCCGGAGCTGCTGGAGCTCTCCCGGGTGACCGAGGAGTCCATGTGGGCCGGTGTCGCCGCGATGAAGAACGGCAACCGCCTGGTCGACATCTCCCGCGCCATCGAGACGTACATCCGCCGTCAGCCGAAGCCGGGCGGCGGCAAGTACGGGATCATCGAGGAGTACGGCGGCCACGGCATCGGCACCGAGATGCACATGGACCCCCATCTGCTGAACTACGTCAGCCGTAAGCGCGGCAAGGGCCCGAAGCTGGTCCCCGGCCTGTGCCTGGCCATCGAGCCGATGGTGTCGCTCGGCACGCCGCACACCGAGGTACTCGAGGACGACTGGACCGTCATCACCATCGACGGCACCTGGTCCTCGCACTGGGAGCACTCGGTCGCCCTGACCGAGGAGGGCCCCCTGGTCCTCACCGCGGTCGACGGTGGCAGGGCCAAGCTGGCGGAGCTCGGTGTCACGGCGGCGCCGGATCCTCTGGCATAA
- a CDS encoding adenylate kinase: MRIVLVGPPGAGKGTQAQYLAKNLSIPHISTGDLFRANISKGTELGKQAKAYMDAGNLVPDEVTIGMARDRMAQPDAQNGFLLDGFPRNVSQAEALDAALAVDGVKLDAVLDLEVPEDEVVKRIAGRRICRNDSAHVFHVTYTPPKTEGVCDACGGELYQRDDDSEETVRKRLEVYHTQTEPIIDHYRAQGLVVTISALGKVTEVTERAMEALQNDPAAQA, encoded by the coding sequence ATGCGAATCGTCCTCGTCGGACCGCCCGGTGCGGGCAAGGGCACGCAGGCTCAGTACCTTGCCAAGAACCTGTCGATCCCGCACATCTCCACGGGCGACCTCTTCCGGGCCAACATCAGCAAGGGCACGGAGCTCGGCAAGCAGGCCAAGGCGTACATGGACGCCGGCAACCTGGTGCCCGACGAGGTCACCATCGGGATGGCCAGGGACCGCATGGCTCAGCCGGACGCCCAGAACGGCTTCCTGCTCGACGGTTTCCCGCGCAACGTCTCCCAGGCCGAGGCGCTCGACGCCGCGCTCGCGGTGGACGGCGTGAAGCTGGACGCGGTGCTGGACCTGGAGGTCCCCGAGGACGAGGTCGTGAAGCGGATCGCGGGTCGCCGCATCTGCCGCAACGACAGTGCGCACGTCTTCCACGTCACGTACACCCCGCCGAAGACCGAGGGCGTCTGCGACGCCTGCGGCGGCGAGCTGTACCAGCGCGACGACGACTCTGAGGAGACCGTGCGCAAGCGGCTCGAGGTCTACCACACGCAGACCGAGCCGATCATCGACCACTACCGGGCCCAGGGCCTCGTGGTCACCATCTCCGCGCTCGGCAAGGTCACCGAGGTGACCGAGCGGGCGATGGAGGCACTGCAGAACGACCCGGCCGCCCAGGCCTGA